A window of the Arenibacter algicola genome harbors these coding sequences:
- a CDS encoding Gfo/Idh/MocA family oxidoreductase encodes MSKKILKTGILSFGMSGSLFHAPFLNEHPGYHLTAVVERTKKIASKTYPKIKSYDTVDQLIADEDIDLVVVNTPNFTHFEFALKALLAKKHVLVEKPFCVNSAEAKELFAEAKRQDRCILPYQNRRYDSDFLAVKKVLDSGKLGAMVEAHMRYDRYRYHIGPKIAKETPVPGSGLMYDLAPHLLDMAIALFGFPLEWKKYTGQFRPKTQVDDYVHIHLLYPKGVQVFLTMSMLVVQPQAAFVLNGTKGTFVKQRTDIQEQQLLAGMSPGNALFGIEDANKYGVLTTIAENGEKHTEEIESVKSSYINLFDDVYKSIVEGIPYPITEKDIIRQIEILEG; translated from the coding sequence ATGTCCAAAAAGATATTAAAGACGGGTATTCTTTCATTCGGAATGTCGGGCAGCTTGTTTCATGCCCCGTTTTTGAATGAGCATCCCGGATACCATTTGACAGCAGTGGTTGAGAGGACCAAAAAAATAGCCAGTAAGACTTATCCCAAGATAAAAAGTTACGACACCGTTGATCAGCTTATAGCTGATGAGGACATTGATCTGGTAGTGGTAAATACGCCCAATTTTACGCATTTCGAATTTGCGCTAAAGGCGCTCCTAGCCAAAAAGCATGTTTTGGTGGAGAAGCCTTTTTGTGTTAACAGTGCAGAGGCCAAGGAACTTTTTGCCGAGGCAAAAAGGCAGGATCGTTGTATCCTGCCTTATCAAAATAGAAGGTATGATAGTGACTTTCTGGCGGTAAAGAAGGTGTTGGATTCCGGTAAATTGGGGGCCATGGTAGAGGCCCATATGCGTTATGATAGATATCGTTATCACATAGGTCCCAAAATAGCCAAGGAAACCCCAGTACCGGGTAGTGGCCTTATGTATGATCTGGCCCCACATTTATTGGATATGGCCATAGCCCTTTTTGGATTCCCATTGGAATGGAAAAAGTACACTGGGCAGTTTAGGCCTAAAACCCAAGTGGATGATTATGTACATATTCATTTGCTGTATCCCAAGGGGGTACAGGTGTTTTTGACTATGAGCATGTTGGTGGTGCAGCCGCAAGCCGCTTTTGTTCTTAATGGAACCAAGGGGACCTTTGTGAAACAGCGAACGGATATTCAAGAGCAGCAACTGTTGGCGGGAATGAGTCCCGGAAATGCTTTGTTTGGAATAGAGGATGCCAATAAATATGGTGTGCTCACTACCATTGCTGAGAACGGTGAAAAGCATACCGAGGAAATAGAATCGGTAAAATCCTCTTATATCAATTTGTTCGATGATGTTTATAAGTCCATTGTTGAAGGAATCCCATATCCAATAACAGAAAAGGACATTATTAGGCAAATTGAGATTTTGGAAGGGTAG
- a CDS encoding valine--tRNA ligase produces the protein MEIPSKYEPHRVEGQWYDYWTKHNYFHSTPDDREPYTIVIPPPNVTGVLHMGHMLNNTIQDVLIRRARLMGKNACWVPGTDHASIATEAKVVAKLKEQGIDKKDITREEFLKHAWDWTHEYGGVILEQLKKLGCSCDWERTKFTMDDNMSASVIKVFVDLYNKGLIYRGYRMVNWDPEAKTTLSDEEVIYEERQGLLYYLAYKIEGSDETVTIATTRPETILGDTAICINPADERYAHLRGKKAIVPICNRVIPIIEDEYVDVEFGTGCLKVTPAHDVNDKALGEKHNLETIDIFNEDASLNSFGLHYEGRDRFEVRKAISKELEEKGYLVKTEQHINKIGTSERTKAVIEPRLSDQWFLSMEDLAKPAIKSVLEDEDIKLFPKKFENTYRHWMENIRDWNISRQLWWGQQIPAYYFGDGQDDFVVAETKEEALDMARKKSGNSGLTLDDLKQDADALDTWFSSWIWPISVFNGILEPNNKEIEYYYPTNDLVTGPDILFFWVARMIISGYEYRNERPFENVYLTGLVRDKQRRKMSKSLGNSPDALQLIEDYGADGVRVGLLLSSAAGNDLMFDEALCQQGKNFANKIWNGFRLVKGWEVADLPQPEASKLGIEWYTSKFNKTLEEIEDHFSKYRISDALMAIYKLVWDDYSSWLLEIIKPAYQQPIDKITFDAVIHIFEENLKLLHPFMPFLTEEVWQHIAERTPEEALVIAKWPNVQPVNENLIEGFNFAADVIAGIRTIRKEKNIPMKDALQLAVLNDGDISKDWDVVIAKLTNVSDIDYVDSAVDGALTFRVKSNEYFVPMVGAIDIGAEIKKLEEELEYIKGFLVSVRKKLSNERFVANAPAQVIDLERQKEADAIAKIDTLEKSLASLK, from the coding sequence ATGGAAATTCCTTCAAAATATGAGCCTCACAGGGTAGAGGGCCAATGGTACGACTATTGGACCAAACATAATTATTTTCATTCCACACCAGATGATAGGGAGCCATATACCATAGTCATACCTCCGCCAAATGTTACCGGAGTTTTGCATATGGGGCATATGTTGAACAATACCATACAGGATGTTTTGATCCGTAGGGCCCGTTTAATGGGGAAAAATGCCTGTTGGGTGCCTGGCACCGATCACGCCTCCATAGCTACGGAGGCCAAAGTGGTTGCCAAACTAAAGGAACAAGGGATAGATAAAAAGGATATAACCCGGGAAGAATTTTTGAAGCATGCCTGGGATTGGACCCATGAATACGGTGGGGTAATCCTGGAACAGTTAAAGAAATTGGGCTGTTCCTGCGATTGGGAGCGTACCAAGTTCACTATGGATGACAATATGTCCGCCTCCGTTATAAAAGTCTTTGTAGACCTCTACAATAAAGGTTTGATATATAGGGGTTACCGTATGGTAAACTGGGATCCTGAGGCAAAAACCACCTTGTCCGACGAAGAAGTGATCTACGAGGAAAGACAGGGCCTGTTATACTATTTGGCCTATAAAATAGAGGGTTCGGATGAAACCGTTACCATTGCCACCACCAGACCGGAAACCATTTTAGGGGATACGGCCATCTGTATTAACCCCGCCGATGAGCGTTATGCCCATCTAAGAGGTAAAAAGGCTATAGTACCCATATGCAACAGGGTAATCCCCATAATTGAGGATGAATATGTTGATGTTGAGTTTGGAACAGGTTGCCTTAAAGTGACCCCCGCACACGATGTCAATGACAAGGCCCTGGGGGAGAAACACAATCTGGAGACTATAGATATCTTTAATGAAGATGCCAGTTTAAATAGTTTTGGATTGCATTATGAAGGTAGGGACCGTTTTGAGGTCAGGAAGGCTATTTCAAAAGAATTGGAGGAAAAAGGGTATTTGGTAAAGACCGAACAGCACATTAATAAAATTGGCACTTCGGAGAGAACCAAGGCAGTTATTGAGCCAAGATTGTCCGATCAGTGGTTTCTTAGTATGGAAGATCTGGCCAAACCTGCTATAAAGTCGGTTTTGGAAGACGAAGATATTAAGTTGTTCCCCAAAAAATTCGAAAATACCTATCGCCATTGGATGGAAAACATTCGCGATTGGAATATTTCTCGACAATTGTGGTGGGGACAACAAATCCCGGCCTATTATTTTGGAGATGGACAGGACGATTTTGTGGTGGCAGAAACCAAAGAAGAGGCGTTGGATATGGCCAGGAAAAAATCTGGGAATTCCGGTTTAACATTGGATGACTTAAAACAGGACGCAGATGCCCTGGACACATGGTTTTCTTCTTGGATCTGGCCGATAAGTGTCTTTAACGGGATTTTGGAACCCAATAATAAGGAAATAGAGTACTACTATCCTACCAATGATTTGGTAACCGGGCCGGATATTTTATTCTTTTGGGTAGCCAGAATGATTATTTCAGGCTATGAATACCGCAATGAAAGGCCTTTCGAGAACGTATATCTTACGGGATTGGTGCGCGATAAGCAAAGACGTAAAATGTCAAAGTCGCTCGGAAATTCCCCGGATGCGCTGCAACTGATTGAAGATTACGGGGCGGACGGTGTTCGTGTTGGACTTTTGTTGAGTTCCGCTGCCGGTAACGACCTAATGTTCGACGAGGCCTTGTGCCAACAGGGGAAAAACTTTGCCAATAAGATTTGGAACGGTTTCCGCTTGGTAAAAGGCTGGGAAGTGGCAGATCTGCCACAACCAGAGGCTTCCAAGTTGGGTATTGAATGGTATACTTCAAAATTCAATAAAACACTTGAAGAGATAGAGGATCATTTTAGCAAGTATCGGATCTCGGATGCCTTAATGGCCATCTATAAATTGGTTTGGGACGATTATAGTTCTTGGTTATTGGAAATAATTAAACCAGCATACCAGCAGCCCATAGATAAAATTACCTTTGATGCAGTGATCCATATCTTTGAAGAGAACTTAAAACTACTCCACCCGTTTATGCCATTTCTTACGGAGGAAGTTTGGCAGCACATCGCCGAACGTACCCCGGAAGAGGCATTGGTCATTGCAAAATGGCCAAACGTACAGCCTGTAAATGAGAATCTAATCGAAGGTTTTAATTTTGCTGCAGACGTAATTGCGGGAATACGTACCATTAGAAAGGAAAAGAATATCCCTATGAAAGATGCCCTTCAATTGGCGGTCTTAAACGACGGGGATATTTCCAAGGATTGGGATGTGGTTATAGCCAAGCTCACCAATGTGTCGGATATTGATTATGTTGACAGTGCAGTGGATGGGGCTTTGACCTTTAGGGTAAAGTCCAACGAATATTTTGTACCCATGGTTGGGGCCATTGATATTGGAGCAGAAATTAAAAAGTTGGAAGAGGAATTGGAATATATAAAAGGCTTTTTGGTATCGGTGCGTAAGAAACTTTCCAATGAGCGTTTTGTGGCCAATGCGCCTGCGCAGGTAATTGACTTGGAACGGCAGAAGGAAGCGGATGCCATTGCTAAAATTGATACCCTGGAGAAGAGTCTGGCCAGTTTAAAATAA
- a CDS encoding DUF1573 domain-containing protein — MKKIVLVLFIGLLGFGLTAQENVAKISFKTETVDYGEIAKGSDGLRVFEFTNTGNAPLVISKVSSSCGCTIPKKPDAPILPGKTGEIQVKYDTNRVGPIAKAITVISNADTPTKVLKIKGKVLPAEGK; from the coding sequence ATGAAAAAAATAGTACTAGTTCTATTTATTGGTCTCTTAGGATTTGGCCTAACCGCTCAAGAAAATGTAGCGAAAATTAGCTTCAAAACGGAAACCGTTGATTATGGTGAAATTGCTAAAGGCAGCGATGGCTTAAGAGTGTTTGAATTTACCAATACTGGGAATGCACCACTTGTTATAAGCAAAGTAAGCTCTAGCTGCGGATGTACAATCCCTAAAAAACCGGATGCACCTATATTACCAGGTAAAACTGGCGAAATTCAAGTAAAATATGATACTAACAGAGTTGGACCTATCGCAAAGGCGATAACTGTAATCTCCAACGCTGACACCCCAACGAAGGTGTTAAAAATAAAGGGAAAGGTATTACCGGCGGAAGGCAAATAA
- a CDS encoding aspartyl protease family protein has translation MAFLRHMVFLIWCCPVLLLSQNFKLPSGEKFQKVKFELVNNLIIIPIEVNGAQLSFILDSGVNKPILFNLSDKDSIQINNVSEIVIKGLGEGEPINALISSSNLFRIGEVVNTDQQLYVVMDKELNLSPRLGIPVHGIIGYDLFRDFIVELNYSSKYLKLHDPDLYRSKKSSKTRKLPLQIIQNKAYVQGDVLMKNKQSIPVKLLIDSGSSDALWLFEDLDRGLGVPRDNYVDFLGQGLSGSIYGKRTKIDGIKLAGFLLKDAKTAFPDLQYFNSMTTFGDRNGSLGGEVLKRFTLVFNYGNSTLSLRKNSLFNKPFDFNLSGIDIQHNGMRYISESIADVNGAVLADSGKSFGDVQILFENMTRLSMVPEIIVSGIRAGSPGHEAGLQEGDVILAVNGKKVHHYKLQQILHMLNDKEGKRVKVLIERYQKDMLITYVLKDVFK, from the coding sequence ATGGCTTTCTTAAGACATATGGTTTTCCTTATTTGGTGCTGCCCCGTTTTACTGTTATCTCAAAATTTCAAATTGCCGTCTGGAGAAAAGTTTCAAAAGGTGAAGTTTGAATTGGTGAACAATCTCATTATAATTCCAATAGAGGTAAACGGGGCACAACTTTCATTTATTTTGGATTCAGGGGTAAATAAACCTATTCTTTTTAATTTATCGGATAAAGATTCCATTCAAATTAACAATGTTTCGGAAATTGTAATAAAAGGCCTTGGTGAGGGTGAGCCAATTAATGCTTTGATATCTAGCTCCAATTTATTTAGAATTGGAGAAGTGGTCAATACGGATCAACAGCTTTATGTGGTTATGGACAAGGAACTGAATCTTTCCCCTAGGCTGGGTATACCGGTACATGGAATCATTGGTTATGACCTCTTTAGGGATTTTATAGTTGAGTTAAATTATTCATCGAAATATTTGAAGCTTCATGACCCTGATCTTTACAGGTCCAAAAAAAGCTCCAAGACCCGAAAACTGCCTTTGCAGATTATTCAAAACAAAGCCTATGTTCAGGGTGATGTATTAATGAAAAATAAGCAAAGTATCCCTGTTAAATTATTAATAGATTCGGGTAGTTCTGATGCTTTATGGCTTTTTGAGGATTTGGATAGGGGATTGGGGGTTCCTCGGGACAATTATGTAGATTTTTTGGGACAGGGACTAAGTGGAAGCATTTATGGAAAAAGGACCAAAATAGATGGGATCAAATTAGCAGGCTTTTTATTAAAGGATGCCAAAACCGCATTTCCTGATCTACAGTATTTTAATTCCATGACAACTTTCGGAGATAGAAATGGAAGTTTGGGCGGAGAGGTCCTAAAAAGATTTACCCTGGTTTTCAATTATGGTAATAGTACCCTGAGTTTGCGCAAAAATTCCCTTTTTAATAAACCGTTCGATTTTAATTTGAGCGGAATAGATATTCAGCATAATGGAATGCGTTATATTTCCGAAAGTATTGCAGATGTAAATGGGGCGGTGTTGGCAGATAGTGGCAAATCGTTCGGGGATGTGCAAATACTCTTCGAGAATATGACCAGGCTAAGTATGGTCCCGGAAATTATAGTGTCTGGCATACGTGCGGGAAGCCCTGGCCATGAAGCGGGTTTGCAGGAAGGGGATGTTATTCTGGCAGTAAACGGGAAAAAGGTACATCACTATAAACTTCAACAAATCCTACATATGCTGAATGACAAGGAGGGTAAAAGAGTGAAGGTTTTAATAGAACGCTACCAAAAGGATATGTTGATTACCTATGTCCTTAAGGATGTATTCAAATAG
- a CDS encoding pyridoxal phosphate-dependent aminotransferase, with amino-acid sequence MPSISRRGRTMPESPIRKLVPFAEAAIKRGIKIIHLNIGQPDIKTPKVALDAVKNNALEVLAYSRTEGSESYREKIAGYYAKNDIHVHADNIIVTTGGSEALSFALGSIADNDDEIIIPEPFYANYNGFANASGIKVVPVVSSIENNFALPPIDEFEKLITPRTKAILICNPGNPTGYLYTREEIKKLASIVKKHNLFLVADEVYREFIYDGREHYSILQEKGLEEHAIIVDSVSKRYSMCGARIGYLVSKNKEVMQTALKFAQARLSPPTYAQIASEAALETPQSYFDDVKKEYEERRNILISELNKLEGVVVAQPQGAFYCIAQLPIDNADTFAQWLLEDFNLNGETVMVAPAAGFYATEGLGTNQIRIAYVLEKEDLKRAVHILKEALKVYAN; translated from the coding sequence ATGCCATCAATTTCACGGAGAGGCAGGACAATGCCGGAATCTCCAATAAGAAAACTAGTACCTTTTGCTGAAGCTGCCATAAAAAGAGGAATCAAGATTATCCATTTAAATATAGGCCAGCCCGACATAAAAACACCAAAAGTTGCATTGGATGCCGTTAAAAACAATGCTCTGGAAGTCCTGGCTTATAGCAGAACAGAAGGTTCCGAATCTTACAGGGAAAAAATTGCCGGATATTACGCAAAGAATGACATTCATGTTCATGCAGACAATATTATAGTTACTACAGGTGGTTCGGAAGCATTGTCCTTTGCTTTGGGAAGTATAGCGGATAATGACGATGAAATTATTATCCCAGAGCCCTTTTATGCCAATTACAACGGATTTGCAAACGCCAGCGGAATAAAGGTAGTACCGGTTGTTTCCAGTATTGAAAATAATTTTGCACTACCTCCAATTGACGAATTTGAAAAACTAATTACACCCAGGACAAAGGCCATCCTTATTTGCAATCCAGGGAACCCAACAGGCTATTTATATACAAGGGAAGAAATTAAAAAACTTGCCTCTATAGTAAAAAAACACAACCTATTCCTAGTGGCCGATGAGGTATACCGTGAATTTATCTATGACGGCAGGGAGCATTATTCCATTCTTCAGGAAAAAGGCCTTGAAGAACACGCTATTATAGTTGACTCTGTTTCCAAAAGATACAGCATGTGCGGGGCGCGAATTGGGTATTTGGTCTCCAAAAATAAAGAAGTTATGCAAACCGCCCTAAAATTTGCCCAGGCCCGACTTTCCCCGCCCACCTATGCGCAAATTGCCAGTGAAGCTGCCTTGGAAACCCCACAGTCTTACTTTGATGATGTAAAAAAGGAATACGAGGAACGCAGAAACATACTTATCTCAGAATTAAACAAACTCGAGGGTGTTGTAGTGGCCCAGCCACAGGGTGCCTTTTATTGTATTGCACAACTGCCCATTGACAACGCGGACACCTTTGCCCAGTGGCTATTGGAGGATTTCAATTTAAACGGGGAGACCGTAATGGTAGCACCTGCAGCGGGATTCTACGCAACTGAGGGCTTGGGTACAAACCAGATCAGAATTGCCTATGTATTGGAAAAGGAAGATCTAAAAAGAGCGGTTCACATTTTAAAGGAGGCCTTAAAGGTATATGCAAATTAA
- the murB gene encoding UDP-N-acetylmuramate dehydrogenase codes for MDIRKDISLKKYNTFGIDAKAKFFCEINSIADLKKALSLQGYPTLFVLGGGSNMLITKDLENLVLHINLKGIEVLSENKDEAIIKVSAGENWHNMVLWTLDHDYGGLENLSLIPGNTGTAPIQNIGAYGVELKDTFVSCDAMEIATQELKTFTKEECQFGYRDSYFKNEGLGKYIITSVSFKLTKRNHKLNVDYGAIVSELHNSGITNPSIKDVSNAVISIRKSKLPDPKELGNSGSFFKNPVVDKQQFDNFTKMNPNAPFYKVAENEFKIPAGWLIEQCGYKGKRFGDAGVHKNQALVLVNYGDASGAEIIDLAENIIDSVLKRFGIVISPEVNIIK; via the coding sequence ATGGATATACGAAAAGACATATCCCTTAAAAAGTACAATACTTTTGGAATTGATGCCAAGGCCAAATTCTTTTGCGAAATAAATTCGATCGCAGACCTAAAAAAAGCACTTTCACTTCAGGGATATCCCACTTTATTTGTTCTCGGAGGGGGTAGCAATATGCTTATCACAAAAGATTTGGAAAATCTGGTACTGCATATAAACCTAAAGGGAATTGAGGTGCTTTCAGAAAATAAGGATGAGGCCATAATAAAAGTCAGTGCCGGTGAGAATTGGCACAATATGGTATTGTGGACTTTGGACCACGATTATGGCGGATTGGAGAACCTATCCCTCATACCAGGTAATACTGGTACCGCCCCAATTCAGAACATAGGCGCCTATGGTGTAGAACTTAAGGACACCTTTGTAAGTTGCGATGCCATGGAAATTGCCACCCAGGAACTAAAAACCTTTACCAAGGAAGAGTGCCAGTTTGGCTATCGCGATTCCTATTTCAAAAATGAAGGGCTAGGAAAATACATCATCACTTCGGTAAGTTTTAAATTGACCAAAAGAAATCATAAACTAAATGTAGATTATGGTGCCATTGTTTCCGAATTACATAATAGCGGCATTACCAATCCCAGCATTAAGGATGTGTCCAATGCCGTAATTTCCATTAGAAAAAGTAAGTTGCCAGACCCTAAGGAATTGGGCAATAGTGGAAGTTTCTTTAAAAACCCGGTAGTAGATAAGCAGCAATTTGATAACTTCACCAAGATGAACCCAAATGCGCCCTTTTATAAGGTTGCTGAAAATGAATTCAAGATTCCGGCCGGTTGGTTAATAGAGCAATGTGGCTATAAGGGAAAGCGGTTTGGCGATGCCGGAGTACACAAAAACCAGGCCTTGGTGTTGGTCAATTACGGTGATGCCTCAGGGGCTGAAATCATTGACCTGGCAGAAAACATTATAGACAGTGTGTTGAAAAGGTTCGGAATTGTGATCAGCCCGGAAGTCAATATCATAAAATAA
- a CDS encoding RNA polymerase sigma factor: protein MSILLENHIVELLQERNDKAISLLYEHYGDTLYGVAYKVVRDEELAQDVVQESFIKIWKKSDSYDPTKAKLFTWLFRITRNTAIDKLRSANNKSDKEIQMDVSDVYKLGTEGIIPDLMDVQDNLDKIDSKYQIVLDALFFQGMTQQEASEELDIPLGTIKSRLKIGLRELKKIYGSTIVLACLLSLFMN from the coding sequence ATGAGCATATTACTGGAAAATCATATTGTTGAGCTTCTTCAAGAGCGAAATGACAAGGCCATTTCCCTCCTTTATGAACACTATGGGGACACCTTATACGGGGTAGCCTACAAGGTAGTGCGTGATGAGGAATTGGCTCAGGATGTTGTACAGGAAAGCTTTATCAAAATTTGGAAGAAATCGGATTCCTACGACCCCACAAAAGCTAAATTGTTCACTTGGTTATTCAGGATTACACGCAATACAGCCATAGACAAATTAAGAAGTGCGAACAACAAATCCGACAAGGAAATCCAAATGGACGTTTCGGACGTATATAAACTAGGAACTGAAGGTATAATCCCTGACTTGATGGACGTTCAGGATAATTTGGATAAAATAGATTCAAAATATCAAATTGTATTGGACGCCTTATTTTTTCAAGGAATGACCCAGCAGGAGGCAAGCGAAGAATTGGACATACCACTAGGTACCATCAAGTCTAGATTAAAGATTGGACTTAGGGAATTAAAGAAGATTTATGGTTCAACTATAGTTCTTGCCTGTTTACTAAGTTTATTTATGAATTAA
- a CDS encoding anti-sigma factor domain-containing protein, protein MKEKIRIFLETDLLEKYLLGTTSQEEAFQVERYIAMYPEVRNTYIELQENLEIFAKLHAIKTPEGLKERIQTRIKKENSGRSKFFRYAIAASFAALLFAGASYFFWNQNQSLQEENVIVNNKIQNLEENMRLQLEDVRNQFIVLNNPKTKRLTVKGNNKAKELKAVAYVNPVKKLSYINVSKLPNLPENQCYQMWAEVNGQMLNLGVIQEASNSEKLMALPYGENAVGYITIEPTGGNSKPTIENIVANISY, encoded by the coding sequence ATGAAAGAAAAGATTAGAATATTTTTAGAAACAGACCTACTAGAAAAATATCTATTGGGCACCACCTCCCAAGAGGAAGCATTCCAGGTAGAAAGATATATTGCCATGTATCCCGAAGTTAGGAACACCTATATTGAGCTTCAGGAAAACCTTGAGATATTTGCCAAGTTACATGCCATTAAAACTCCGGAAGGCCTTAAGGAAAGAATCCAAACTAGGATAAAAAAGGAAAATTCCGGACGATCAAAATTCTTTAGGTATGCCATTGCAGCCAGTTTTGCCGCCCTGCTGTTTGCAGGAGCATCCTATTTCTTTTGGAACCAAAACCAAAGCTTGCAAGAGGAAAATGTTATTGTCAACAACAAGATCCAGAACTTGGAAGAGAATATGCGTTTACAGTTGGAGGATGTTAGAAATCAATTCATTGTCCTTAACAATCCGAAAACCAAGCGACTTACAGTTAAAGGCAATAATAAGGCCAAGGAACTTAAGGCCGTGGCCTATGTTAATCCTGTGAAAAAGCTTTCCTATATCAATGTGAGCAAATTGCCTAACCTACCGGAAAACCAATGCTACCAAATGTGGGCAGAGGTCAACGGACAAATGCTCAACTTAGGAGTAATACAGGAGGCCAGCAATAGTGAAAAATTAATGGCCCTGCCTTATGGCGAAAATGCCGTTGGATATATCACCATTGAACCAACAGGAGGCAATTCCAAGCCTACCATAGAGAATATAGTGGCCAATATCTCTTATTAA
- a CDS encoding RNA polymerase sigma factor gives MDKTEEPLPDLIEKAKLGNQIAFSALLNSFWNDVYGFQLIRTRNENDAEDITIQTFSKAFDKIHTFNEDYEFKTWLIAISKNLHIDLIRKSKRNVLKGNPESSSEAIKKVLDDAPSPEDSLITEQNLAALLEYIKRLKPHYQEVINLRYFQELPYAEIAEKLGEPVNNVKVKLLRAKRLLAEIIKNNN, from the coding sequence TTGGACAAAACCGAAGAACCTCTTCCCGATCTTATTGAAAAAGCCAAATTAGGCAATCAAATAGCCTTCAGTGCATTATTAAATAGCTTTTGGAACGACGTCTACGGTTTCCAGTTGATCAGGACCAGAAATGAGAACGATGCCGAAGACATTACCATTCAGACATTTTCTAAAGCTTTTGACAAGATACACACCTTTAATGAGGACTACGAATTTAAGACATGGCTGATAGCCATTTCCAAAAATTTGCACATAGACCTCATCCGTAAAAGCAAAAGAAACGTCCTAAAAGGCAATCCGGAAAGTAGCAGCGAAGCCATTAAGAAGGTTTTGGATGATGCCCCTTCCCCAGAGGACAGTTTAATTACCGAACAAAATCTTGCCGCTTTGTTAGAGTATATAAAAAGGCTAAAACCACATTACCAAGAAGTAATAAACCTAAGATATTTTCAGGAACTGCCCTACGCTGAAATTGCCGAAAAACTTGGGGAACCTGTCAATAATGTGAAGGTTAAATTACTAAGGGCGAAAAGGCTACTTGCCGAAATAATTAAAAATAATAATTAG
- the lipA gene encoding lipoyl synthase, producing MSIETIDSVIPPKGKPKWLRVKLPTGKKYTQLRGLVDKYNLHTICTSGSCPNMGECWGEGTATFMILGNVCTRSCGFCGVKTGRPEDVDWAEPEKVARSIKIMDIKHAVITSVDRDDLKDMGSIIWAETVKAIRRMNPTTTLETLIPDFQGIHTHLDRILAVGPEVISHNMETVKRLTREVRIQAKYERSLGVLSYLKENGANRTKSGIMLGLGEMEEEVIQTMEDLRAANVDVVTIGQYLQPSKKHLPVKEFILPDQFKKYEEIGLKLGFRHVESGALVRSSYKAHKHIK from the coding sequence ATGAGTATTGAAACTATAGACAGTGTCATCCCTCCAAAAGGCAAACCCAAATGGTTACGCGTAAAACTTCCGACGGGCAAAAAATACACCCAATTAAGGGGATTGGTGGATAAATACAACCTCCACACCATATGCACTTCGGGCAGTTGTCCAAATATGGGCGAATGTTGGGGAGAAGGTACTGCCACTTTTATGATTTTAGGAAATGTTTGCACCCGTTCCTGTGGATTTTGTGGTGTAAAAACGGGGCGACCTGAAGATGTAGATTGGGCAGAGCCGGAAAAAGTAGCAAGATCCATTAAAATAATGGACATTAAACATGCTGTTATTACTTCGGTGGATCGTGACGACCTAAAGGATATGGGTTCTATAATATGGGCAGAAACAGTGAAGGCCATACGAAGAATGAACCCCACTACCACCCTGGAGACATTGATTCCAGATTTTCAAGGTATACATACCCATTTGGATCGAATCCTTGCGGTTGGGCCTGAAGTAATATCCCACAATATGGAAACCGTAAAACGTTTAACAAGGGAGGTTCGCATACAGGCAAAATACGAGAGAAGTCTTGGAGTCCTTTCCTATTTAAAAGAAAACGGCGCCAACCGTACCAAGTCGGGAATAATGTTGGGGCTGGGTGAAATGGAGGAAGAAGTTATCCAAACCATGGAAGACCTTAGGGCGGCCAATGTAGATGTTGTCACTATTGGCCAATATCTGCAGCCTTCCAAAAAACATTTACCGGTAAAGGAGTTTATTTTACCGGACCAGTTCAAGAAATATGAAGAAATAGGTCTAAAATTAGGCTTTAGGCATGTAGAAAGCGGGGCTTTGGTCCGCTCATCGTACAAGGCACACAAACATATAAAGTAA